One window of the Bacteroidetes bacterium SB0662_bin_6 genome contains the following:
- a CDS encoding TonB-dependent receptor has protein sequence MSNHFSFIRVTTAFLAVLALIIVPSAEAQTTGKIAGTVTDASNGEGLPGVNVVILGTTTGGVTDAEGDYFILNISPGSYDIQASSIGFTTTTVQNVEVYVDQTTTVDFDLAEEVIEGEEVIVTAERPLVERDVTGSVHRLNAEALARTPIQNIDDILAQQTGVYNTGYTAYLRGGVQSEVNYQIDGTSLNSGLISDNWQRLNTTSIQEVSVLTGGYNAEYGNAMSGVVNVVTHEPSAFSRHYAGALNYRLRPAGQYHWGDNMYSQDLWKYTNFDLGYWQTQLETQANQNAYAEYFRRFYGWDGTRVPTANELLDTYRQQITPADVLANYAERMQHEMEGSIWGSPMDHLTFLVSGRYKKGVNIFPQSNAYNPERNIQVKLGYHFSPGQKLTLNVTNGWYHSSTVTESNWNNTTTSQEARWQPNADIRSPYVGSAYAPWGGYWLKGPEEKNFNVGTLKWDHTLSPRTFYTVSLSYLRDYTTSLQEYDKLNTNTETVRWGDSWFDLAGNFRLEARQIQVNNYSDSRAWTAKADITSQLHKSHQLKAGAEFKLYDVDYQHYYMEFPAGDVWHLDNVFDGNPAEAAIYLQDKMEYEGIVLNIGVRFDAFNARTMYSPNIYDPLLFQTHNGGDGTHPRNIAPIWQAHQPGKDWFAFRQDFRDAFPDNWEDLQTVSSEWKMAIAPRLGLSFPITENSKLRFSYGHFNQRPSWVSLMGFPTSWYDAAPYATVRMDQWQGWYGHPGLSYDRTIQYELGFTQNFFDFARLDLAAYYKDASRLTRYAYNGTYNRNGGGFASTSWGAGNSAGTIWSKTRNIANDGHDNIFYTNNAFKDIRGIEIVAEKLFTGRWAARAAFDFSTTTGGRAGYSQYREDGTTVNRPHSYDELKATWLSSYVLKGNVSYVTPQSLMMGVLGDITVGVYHEYFAGPQYTYYPADFQGLQRPNNRRWFPHHRTDLTFNKQVAVGNFRPVIGVEVFNLFNYKDRLLLVGDDLKRWEEDGELPKISKSGEDNLWSFYNPVSNPRRMIYFTLGLKF, from the coding sequence ATGTCCAACCACTTTTCTTTTATCCGTGTGACGACGGCTTTTCTGGCCGTCCTCGCCCTGATTATTGTTCCTTCTGCGGAAGCCCAGACGACCGGTAAAATAGCCGGAACCGTAACGGACGCTTCAAACGGCGAAGGCCTTCCCGGCGTGAATGTCGTCATACTCGGAACCACCACGGGTGGCGTAACCGATGCCGAGGGGGACTACTTCATCCTTAATATTTCGCCCGGCTCGTATGATATTCAGGCGAGCAGCATAGGGTTCACCACGACCACGGTACAAAACGTGGAAGTGTATGTGGACCAGACCACTACGGTCGACTTCGATCTGGCCGAAGAGGTTATAGAAGGCGAGGAAGTGATCGTGACTGCCGAACGTCCGCTTGTCGAGCGTGACGTCACCGGCAGCGTGCATCGGCTGAATGCCGAGGCGCTTGCCCGTACGCCCATCCAGAACATAGATGATATTCTTGCCCAGCAGACGGGGGTCTACAATACGGGATACACGGCATACCTCCGAGGGGGTGTCCAAAGCGAGGTCAATTATCAGATTGACGGAACGTCGCTCAACAGCGGCCTGATTTCGGACAACTGGCAGCGGCTCAATACGACCTCGATTCAGGAAGTGTCGGTGTTGACGGGCGGCTATAACGCGGAATACGGGAACGCCATGTCAGGCGTCGTAAACGTGGTGACGCACGAACCCAGTGCATTTTCCCGGCATTACGCGGGTGCGCTGAATTATCGTCTCCGTCCGGCAGGGCAGTACCACTGGGGCGATAACATGTATAGCCAGGATCTCTGGAAATACACCAACTTCGACCTTGGTTACTGGCAGACCCAGCTGGAGACACAGGCCAACCAGAATGCATACGCCGAATACTTCAGGCGATTTTATGGATGGGACGGTACGCGCGTGCCTACGGCGAACGAATTACTGGACACATATCGCCAGCAGATCACGCCGGCGGATGTGCTTGCGAACTATGCGGAGCGCATGCAGCACGAAATGGAAGGCTCCATATGGGGCTCGCCCATGGATCATCTGACTTTTCTGGTTTCGGGCAGGTACAAAAAGGGTGTGAACATATTTCCGCAGTCCAACGCCTATAACCCGGAGCGCAATATACAGGTAAAGCTGGGCTATCATTTCAGCCCGGGGCAGAAGCTGACGCTCAATGTAACGAACGGGTGGTACCACAGCAGTACGGTTACCGAAAGCAACTGGAACAACACCACTACCTCGCAGGAGGCCCGCTGGCAGCCCAATGCGGACATACGGAGTCCCTACGTCGGATCGGCGTACGCCCCGTGGGGCGGGTACTGGCTTAAAGGACCCGAGGAAAAAAACTTCAATGTCGGAACGCTGAAGTGGGATCATACCCTGAGTCCCCGCACCTTCTATACGGTTTCGCTTTCCTACCTGCGGGACTACACCACGTCGTTGCAGGAATATGACAAACTGAATACGAACACGGAAACGGTGCGTTGGGGGGATAGCTGGTTTGATCTGGCAGGTAATTTCCGCCTGGAGGCTCGTCAGATTCAGGTGAACAACTACAGCGACAGCCGGGCCTGGACAGCCAAGGCGGACATTACGAGCCAGTTGCACAAGTCGCACCAACTCAAGGCCGGCGCCGAGTTCAAGCTCTATGATGTCGATTACCAGCATTACTACATGGAATTTCCGGCAGGGGATGTCTGGCATCTCGACAACGTGTTCGATGGCAACCCCGCGGAAGCCGCCATCTATCTGCAGGACAAGATGGAATATGAAGGCATCGTGCTGAACATCGGTGTTCGTTTCGACGCCTTTAATGCGCGGACCATGTACTCGCCAAATATTTACGATCCTCTGCTTTTCCAGACGCACAACGGCGGAGACGGTACGCATCCGAGGAACATTGCGCCGATCTGGCAGGCGCATCAGCCCGGAAAGGACTGGTTTGCCTTCAGGCAGGATTTCCGCGACGCATTTCCGGATAACTGGGAGGATCTGCAGACGGTGTCCAGCGAATGGAAGATGGCGATCGCCCCCCGGCTTGGGCTGTCATTTCCCATCACGGAAAACTCCAAATTGCGCTTCAGTTACGGGCACTTCAACCAGCGCCCCTCATGGGTCTCGCTCATGGGCTTCCCCACCAGTTGGTATGATGCCGCGCCGTATGCTACGGTTCGCATGGACCAGTGGCAGGGATGGTATGGCCATCCGGGCCTGAGTTATGACCGAACGATTCAATACGAGCTCGGCTTTACGCAAAACTTCTTCGATTTCGCCCGGCTCGATCTGGCTGCCTATTACAAGGATGCAAGTCGTTTGACCCGCTATGCGTACAATGGTACGTACAACCGGAACGGAGGGGGATTTGCATCGACAAGCTGGGGGGCGGGCAACTCTGCCGGAACTATCTGGTCGAAAACCCGGAACATCGCCAACGACGGGCACGACAACATCTTCTATACGAACAATGCCTTCAAGGATATTCGCGGCATTGAAATCGTGGCGGAGAAGTTGTTTACCGGCCGCTGGGCGGCGCGCGCCGCGTTCGATTTCTCCACGACGACCGGCGGGCGAGCCGGCTACTCGCAGTACCGCGAAGACGGGACGACAGTAAATCGACCGCACTCGTATGACGAGTTAAAGGCTACGTGGCTGTCCAGTTATGTCCTGAAAGGCAACGTGAGTTACGTGACGCCGCAAAGCCTGATGATGGGGGTGCTGGGGGACATTACCGTAGGCGTGTACCACGAATACTTTGCCGGTCCCCAGTATACGTACTACCCGGCGGATTTCCAGGGTCTCCAGAGGCCGAACAACAGACGCTGGTTCCCTCACCACCGCACCGACCTGACATTCAACAAGCAGGTTGCCGTGGGGAATTTCCGCCCGGTGATTGGCGTGGAGGTGTTCAACCTCTTCAACTACAAGGACAGGTTATTGCTGGTCGGTGACGATCTGAAAAGATGGGAGGAGGACGGAGAACTTCCCAAAATCTCGAAATCGGGCGAGGACAATCTCTGGTCATTCTACAATCCCGTCAGCAATCCGCGTCGCATGATTTATTTCACGCTCGGCCTGAAGTTTTAG
- a CDS encoding T9SS type A sorting domain-containing protein, producing MKALHAVLRPFGTAAMVCTLLLGAMAAPASAQVFDFKDLTRARLWARLWNSGGVGQPTLGGQEYYKYDYPGHALGSNVNDHAGWLLWSGYMAWADIGGIGYPFRVLLAYDHNPTYISPVEGTQLIRNYNMADASLKAEEILTGAHRINEYDVRVDFRALAWSYPDYDDFIIQEYTFTNEGSNTITNFRFAPTGAMNIALPILGRSDDDVFEWDIEHEAFYFRDGIERDGNTANPAPPRQFGLTKSDLGEPADLGAPSAINHEFLAPQYFTYYWLDKPEKSDPSERDHMNIVDKSNLNQHSNRIQDDPLNDNPEVDFDPDSYIYQSLTYDQPLPPETEDGQSLAAEAARLGLTTRPRGRFEYHIDYIYETGPYEMAPGQSLKFVLVVAAGMMDMEYVAAGGPENEARLPEGGVKLWEHVDAAQELYDRGYEAPDPPPTPTNGNNSLTLTPIPLGIKVQWPAIPDSYRDPDYNVNDVAGYRVYRSTHRNIGPWTMVADIPANAAEMENGMVTFNDSGLELGVGVYYTVTSYDTGHNSPWPGDMSVTSLPSLESGQVNVNVDPVYPQAQPSNNLDDIRVYPNPFFQHSQLLGEGERYRIEFVNIPAQCTIRIYTLAGELVRVIDHTDGSGDEPWGSRATADYQVNEYLQRVAPGIYLFHVESHVPGHEGESKVGKFVIVK from the coding sequence ATGAAAGCATTACACGCCGTACTGCGACCTTTCGGCACTGCCGCAATGGTTTGCACCCTGTTGCTTGGAGCCATGGCTGCTCCCGCTTCCGCCCAGGTATTCGATTTCAAGGATCTGACGCGCGCCAGGCTTTGGGCCCGGTTATGGAACTCGGGCGGCGTAGGACAGCCGACACTGGGTGGCCAGGAGTACTACAAGTATGATTATCCGGGTCATGCATTGGGCAGCAACGTGAATGATCATGCCGGATGGCTTCTGTGGTCCGGTTACATGGCATGGGCGGACATTGGCGGCATTGGCTATCCTTTCCGCGTCCTTCTGGCCTATGACCACAACCCGACGTACATATCTCCGGTCGAAGGCACCCAACTCATCCGGAATTACAACATGGCGGATGCGTCGTTGAAGGCGGAAGAAATTCTGACCGGGGCACACCGCATCAACGAGTACGACGTCCGGGTTGATTTTCGCGCCCTCGCCTGGAGTTATCCGGACTACGACGACTTCATCATCCAGGAGTACACGTTTACGAACGAGGGCAGCAATACCATTACGAACTTCCGGTTTGCTCCGACGGGCGCCATGAATATTGCGCTGCCTATTCTCGGCAGGAGCGACGATGATGTGTTCGAATGGGATATCGAACACGAGGCGTTCTACTTCCGTGACGGCATAGAGCGGGACGGCAACACCGCCAACCCCGCTCCGCCCCGGCAATTCGGACTTACCAAGAGCGATCTCGGCGAGCCCGCCGATCTCGGTGCGCCCAGTGCCATCAACCACGAGTTCCTCGCGCCGCAGTACTTCACGTATTACTGGCTGGACAAACCGGAAAAATCCGATCCGTCCGAGCGCGATCACATGAACATCGTGGACAAGAGCAACCTGAATCAGCACTCGAACCGCATTCAGGACGATCCGCTGAACGACAACCCGGAGGTGGACTTCGATCCGGATAGCTACATCTATCAGTCGCTTACGTACGATCAGCCGTTGCCGCCTGAAACGGAGGATGGACAGTCTCTCGCCGCCGAGGCGGCGCGGCTTGGGCTGACGACGCGTCCCCGGGGGCGGTTCGAATACCACATAGATTATATCTATGAGACGGGTCCTTACGAGATGGCGCCGGGCCAGTCGCTGAAATTTGTGCTCGTGGTGGCGGCGGGCATGATGGATATGGAGTATGTTGCGGCGGGAGGCCCCGAAAACGAAGCGCGTTTGCCTGAGGGGGGCGTCAAGCTGTGGGAGCATGTGGACGCGGCTCAGGAGTTGTACGACCGCGGGTACGAAGCGCCGGATCCTCCTCCCACGCCGACGAACGGCAACAATTCGCTGACCCTGACGCCGATCCCTCTCGGTATCAAGGTGCAGTGGCCCGCCATCCCGGATTCGTACCGGGACCCGGATTACAATGTCAACGATGTGGCAGGCTACCGGGTGTACCGCTCGACGCATCGTAACATTGGTCCCTGGACGATGGTAGCGGACATCCCTGCCAATGCAGCGGAAATGGAGAACGGGATGGTTACCTTCAATGACTCCGGACTGGAGTTGGGGGTTGGCGTCTACTACACCGTTACGAGCTACGACACGGGACACAATAGTCCGTGGCCGGGAGATATGAGCGTAACCAGTCTGCCCTCTCTCGAGAGCGGACAGGTCAATGTCAATGTGGATCCGGTATATCCGCAGGCCCAGCCCAGCAATAATCTCGACGATATTCGGGTATATCCGAACCCCTTCTTCCAGCATAGTCAGCTTCTTGGCGAAGGAGAGCGCTACCGCATTGAATTCGTGAATATTCCGGCGCAGTGCACCATTCGCATCTATACCCTTGCCGGGGAACTGGTTCGCGTAATCGATCACACGGACGGCAGCGGCGACGAGCCCTGGGGCTCACGGGCGACGGCAGACTACCAGGTGAACGAGTATTTGCAACGCGTGGCCCCGGGCATATACCTGTTCCATGTCGAGTCGCATGTCCCAGGTCATGAGGGCGAAAGCAAAGTGGGCAAATTCGTCATCGTCAAGTAA
- a CDS encoding PorV/PorQ family protein encodes MKSIPVRKVLPLLLMVLCMLYVSPIRAQNVRTAAGIDPPAFQRTAQTGFQFLHLPTTARSAAMAGIHMASGDATAAFSNPANLTAIDNLDLAVSHISYIADIQYNTGAIAKNMGVWGVVGVRVASLDAGEMVRTENVLDNVANTTSRSADLGTFTAGNLLVGVTYARSITDRLAVGGNVSYVREKLAETEVNNLSIDFGVYFETGFRSLRLALVAKNIGPDAEYVGFTEVFGIPQSVRMPIDFRFSMAYDFLDGEGTPGQSRLTGYLEGVHPNDGPERVHAAVEYEVLGMFAARGGYRMNYDEQGLTAGAGVNFSTMGFNGRFDYAYVDYGRLSYTHILTLGIGI; translated from the coding sequence ATGAAATCGATTCCTGTACGGAAAGTCCTTCCCTTGTTGCTCATGGTGCTGTGCATGCTTTATGTGTCACCGATACGGGCACAGAACGTGCGTACTGCGGCAGGCATCGATCCACCTGCGTTTCAGCGCACAGCGCAGACGGGTTTTCAGTTTTTGCATCTTCCTACGACGGCCCGGAGTGCCGCCATGGCCGGGATACATATGGCAAGCGGCGACGCAACGGCGGCGTTCAGTAATCCCGCCAATCTGACCGCGATCGACAACCTTGATCTTGCGGTCAGCCATATCAGTTACATAGCCGATATTCAGTACAACACAGGGGCGATTGCGAAGAACATGGGAGTATGGGGCGTAGTCGGTGTACGGGTAGCTTCTCTGGATGCCGGGGAGATGGTCCGTACGGAAAACGTGCTGGATAACGTGGCGAACACAACCAGCCGGAGCGCGGATCTGGGAACGTTTACTGCGGGCAACCTGCTGGTGGGCGTGACCTATGCCCGCTCCATCACGGACCGCCTTGCCGTGGGCGGAAACGTCAGTTATGTCCGGGAGAAGCTGGCGGAGACGGAGGTGAACAACCTCAGCATTGATTTCGGGGTGTATTTCGAAACCGGGTTCCGGAGTCTGCGTCTTGCGCTTGTGGCGAAGAATATCGGCCCCGACGCCGAATACGTAGGGTTCACCGAGGTCTTCGGGATTCCGCAGAGCGTACGTATGCCGATTGACTTCCGCTTCAGCATGGCGTACGATTTCCTGGACGGCGAGGGTACCCCGGGCCAATCCCGGCTTACCGGCTATCTCGAGGGAGTTCATCCGAATGACGGTCCCGAGCGGGTTCACGCGGCGGTTGAGTATGAAGTACTCGGCATGTTTGCAGCGCGTGGCGGATATCGTATGAACTACGACGAGCAGGGACTTACGGCCGGCGCCGGCGTCAATTTCTCGACGATGGGTTTCAATGGCCGGTTCGATTATGCATACGTGGATTACGGCCGGCTCTCGTACACGCATATTCTGACGCTGGGCATTGGTATCTGA
- a CDS encoding ribokinase — protein sequence MGAVTIVGSYVVALVVDTDRLPVAEETVIGWNYHETHGGKGSNMAVAAARLGADVRFLGKIGRDRYGEAFLELLREEGVHDEDVLYADATPTAVGFIISCTDGRNIIVTDRGANGDFSPDDIASHSDPITRADVIVSPLEIQLDTALAAARVARRHDVFTILNPAPAEDLRGHDLDCVFALTPNEGEARVCLGLPPDDPTPDEDIAVRLHELGVEHVLLTRGEKGVLWVSAEGARVVPALRVNVLDTVGAGDAFNAGLAVGLSEKRSMAEAISLGVTTASLSTEARETVLSYPHRDAVSRRFSEVLSSIA from the coding sequence ATGGGAGCCGTAACGATTGTAGGGAGCTATGTGGTCGCCCTTGTGGTAGACACGGACCGACTTCCCGTCGCGGAGGAGACGGTGATTGGGTGGAACTACCATGAAACGCACGGTGGGAAAGGGTCCAATATGGCGGTAGCCGCCGCCCGGCTTGGTGCGGATGTCCGTTTTCTCGGGAAAATCGGGCGGGATCGTTACGGGGAGGCTTTTCTGGAGTTGTTGCGGGAAGAGGGCGTGCACGACGAGGATGTGTTGTACGCCGATGCCACGCCCACAGCAGTCGGATTCATCATATCCTGCACCGACGGGCGGAATATAATCGTCACGGATCGGGGCGCCAACGGGGATTTCTCGCCCGATGACATCGCTTCGCACAGCGATCCGATCACTCGTGCCGATGTGATCGTTTCTCCCCTTGAGATACAGTTGGACACGGCATTGGCTGCTGCCCGCGTTGCGCGTCGCCATGATGTATTCACCATCCTGAATCCTGCCCCGGCGGAAGATTTGCGCGGCCATGACCTGGACTGCGTTTTTGCGCTTACCCCCAATGAAGGGGAGGCGCGGGTTTGCCTTGGGTTGCCGCCTGATGATCCGACCCCGGACGAAGACATTGCGGTTCGCCTTCATGAGCTCGGGGTGGAGCATGTACTCCTTACGCGAGGCGAGAAGGGTGTGTTGTGGGTTTCCGCCGAAGGTGCGCGCGTGGTCCCGGCCTTGCGCGTCAACGTGCTGGATACCGTAGGCGCCGGGGATGCGTTCAATGCGGGCCTTGCGGTGGGGCTGAGCGAGAAACGCTCTATGGCCGAGGCTATCTCATTGGGTGTAACGACCGCGTCGCTTTCGACCGAGGCCCGCGAAACGGTTCTGTCGTATCCGCATCGCGATGCAGTATCCCGTCGATTTTCGGAAGTGTTATCCTCCATTGCATAA
- a CDS encoding formylglycine-generating enzyme family protein: MMRYTARFFLPVVAFCCLAAGVFTAANRDAGAVKALSLPPEGMVEIPEGVFHMQVEYRWREGLTNDTLIVDALGYRYRTTSTLDIPAYYIDRTEVTNRDYKAFLDATGYQPVWPENFLKHWTDGSYPSGLDDHPVVWVSLEDAHAYAEWAGKRLPTEAEWQKAAQGTDGRTWPWGGLFDPQKANTDSEGTLPVGSFPDGASPYGVLDMAGNVWEWTDSWQTDGYHEYSWLRGGSYFHAKGSLWYMQGGPVAVYQRTKFWHMTPALNRTPTIGFRCVMDVS, translated from the coding sequence ATGATGCGTTATACAGCAAGGTTTTTTCTGCCCGTGGTCGCGTTCTGTTGTCTGGCGGCGGGTGTTTTCACTGCGGCGAACCGGGATGCCGGCGCCGTAAAAGCGCTTTCTCTGCCGCCTGAAGGTATGGTGGAAATTCCGGAAGGCGTTTTTCATATGCAGGTCGAATACCGATGGCGCGAAGGGTTAACAAACGACACGCTCATTGTGGATGCACTTGGATACCGGTATCGTACCACGAGTACGCTGGATATTCCGGCGTATTATATCGACCGGACGGAAGTCACAAACCGTGATTACAAGGCATTTCTGGATGCCACCGGTTACCAACCTGTCTGGCCTGAGAACTTCCTGAAGCATTGGACGGATGGGTCCTATCCGTCCGGTCTGGACGATCATCCGGTGGTCTGGGTTTCTCTGGAGGATGCCCATGCCTATGCCGAATGGGCGGGCAAACGATTGCCCACAGAGGCGGAGTGGCAGAAGGCCGCCCAGGGAACGGACGGCCGGACATGGCCCTGGGGGGGATTGTTCGATCCGCAGAAAGCAAATACCGATTCCGAGGGGACGCTCCCGGTTGGCAGTTTTCCGGATGGCGCAAGCCCGTACGGCGTACTGGATATGGCCGGTAACGTATGGGAATGGACCGATTCCTGGCAGACGGATGGGTACCACGAATATTCGTGGTTGCGCGGGGGCAGTTACTTTCATGCGAAGGGAAGTCTCTGGTATATGCAGGGAGGCCCCGTAGCCGTTTACCAGCGCACGAAATTCTGGCACATGACGCCGGCCCTCAACCGGACGCCCACGATCGGTTTCCGGTGCGTGATGGATGTTTCCTGA
- a CDS encoding DUF455 family protein: MYLSGNHKRGQWLRVDSARILKRLFFCERALIIAQAGWLPSIASFEVKTTLPRCLWEDSLIADQLRERIFELKFPSRILEISDDAPLIDVFEAVIDAPGPEAFIWSLARVFKPALRDCYRAFGEEADELSQGPIQRHVRIAAAEKAKQVEWLADAAEEMFSEVPQRREEAETWVEGLSEWLKAAGGISFDVPTPASSPALTGRRPFRQTDRPARDPRFHLTRYYWPDIIDSTFGYGEGLRMQLRSAISHVNEVWAVETAGAILHAFADELGWEYIRDTARWTYDEARHTRMGFERLRAWGFDVSEIPLGSYLYESTGGEDPTVRLGMLHHFEAKNIGKKVQRRDMFGSYQDRVSQRDMDFDWADETIHAHYGKVWLQALAEKHPDRIPDIPALRARCEALVLREIEDATEEEKEDIHRLAEAMITKAESLLHA; encoded by the coding sequence GTGTATCTGTCCGGCAATCATAAACGTGGCCAATGGCTCCGGGTCGACTCGGCGCGCATATTGAAACGCCTGTTCTTTTGCGAGCGCGCACTCATTATCGCGCAAGCAGGTTGGCTCCCGTCCATTGCGTCGTTCGAAGTCAAGACCACCCTGCCGCGCTGCTTATGGGAAGACAGTCTTATCGCGGACCAGTTGCGTGAGCGGATATTCGAACTGAAATTCCCGAGCCGCATTCTGGAAATCAGCGACGATGCGCCGCTTATTGATGTTTTTGAGGCGGTGATCGATGCGCCGGGACCGGAGGCGTTCATATGGTCTCTGGCGCGTGTATTCAAGCCTGCGCTCCGCGATTGCTATCGTGCCTTTGGCGAGGAGGCGGACGAACTGTCCCAGGGGCCCATACAAAGGCATGTTCGCATCGCGGCGGCAGAGAAAGCGAAACAGGTCGAATGGCTGGCGGATGCCGCCGAAGAGATGTTTTCCGAGGTGCCGCAACGCAGGGAAGAAGCGGAAACCTGGGTGGAGGGGCTTTCGGAGTGGCTCAAGGCTGCGGGGGGTATTTCGTTCGATGTGCCCACACCCGCAAGTTCTCCCGCTTTGACCGGCAGGCGGCCTTTCAGGCAGACGGACAGGCCTGCTCGCGATCCCCGTTTCCATCTCACAAGGTATTACTGGCCCGACATTATTGATTCCACCTTTGGCTATGGAGAAGGGCTGCGCATGCAACTGCGAAGCGCCATAAGTCATGTGAACGAGGTCTGGGCTGTTGAGACGGCGGGAGCCATTCTGCATGCCTTTGCAGACGAACTGGGCTGGGAATACATCCGGGATACGGCCCGGTGGACGTATGACGAAGCCCGGCATACCCGGATGGGTTTCGAGCGATTGCGCGCCTGGGGATTCGATGTATCCGAAATCCCTCTGGGCAGTTATCTTTATGAGAGCACCGGCGGAGAGGACCCCACTGTACGCTTGGGCATGCTGCATCATTTCGAGGCCAAGAATATTGGCAAGAAAGTGCAGCGGCGCGATATGTTCGGGAGCTATCAGGATCGCGTGAGCCAGCGCGATATGGATTTTGACTGGGCCGACGAAACGATACACGCACATTACGGCAAGGTATGGCTCCAGGCTCTTGCAGAAAAGCACCCGGATCGCATACCGGATATCCCCGCACTCCGCGCACGTTGCGAAGCGCTGGTGCTGCGCGAGATAGAAGATGCTACGGAGGAGGAAAAGGAAGATATACACAGGTTGGCCGAAGCCATGATTACGAAAGCTGAAAGCCTGCTACATGCTTGA